Proteins found in one Labrus bergylta chromosome 8, fLabBer1.1, whole genome shotgun sequence genomic segment:
- the dop1a gene encoding protein dopey-1 isoform X1, whose amino-acid sequence MNAEEVELLSDSKYRNYVAAVDKALKNFEYSSEWADLISALGKLNKVLQNNAKYQVVPKKLTIGKRLAQCLHPALPSGVHRKALETYEIIFKIIGPKRLAKDLFLYSSGLFPLLSNAAMSVKPVLLGLYETYYLPLGKTLKPGLQGLLTGVLPGLEEGSEYYDRTNTLLEKVAAAVEQSAFYSALWGSILTSPAVRLPGVSFVLLHLNRKLSMEDQLYVIGSDIELMVEAVSTSVQDSSVLVQRSTLDLILFCFPFHMSQATRPDMIRILSAALHVVLRRDMSLNRRLYAWLLGFDNNGVMTGPRSTRQSNPEEHASQYFNTFSKDMLVQAMVGILQGKARGGEEESILMHDLKPFRILISLLDKPELGPAILEDVLIEVFRTLHTQCRTELDLQNQSPFSKDHTHLSSKLRENKKTAELIKTANLLFNSFEPYYMWDYIARWFEECCRGTVNSGTRAPRHAGSLDLPELSLVEFCQLVDFLLDIVSLPTRSMRVICQETYIEIQTEHLPQLLLRMVAALTCHLQTLGLGELTHCLRLCSKILSKVQPPLVSPLALPSVPGAQGLATSTGNLSNSARDKSREKEDKRALPSTLEPPGSGEVFEDGENHPSSRSSESGFTDFVQYQGDGPEDSERTPHPNPAVKTGRRSSGPSQTKPLDKPVMQCCLEHFQQFLSRLISLYITPGQGHKAEAERGEVMQSGSLVSEGSQQSVQMELCSITGMVQREFVAAFTAACQLFLECSSFPVYIAEGNLKSSPPQEEQFDSEQVRLPVWLQTLMDACCLANDFSLQGVAISLLMDLVGLTQSVAIVTAESVASDGSPESTQPMSPSQGRVAVVIRPPLTQGILKYIADKTDFFKNVALILWDQLSEGTPQHHQRSVELFYQLHNLVPSSSICEDVISQQLMHRDKRVRLEAHVKFSVLWHLTRDLNMTKSSPFNRTFDRSLFIMLDSLSYWDPCTSAVGRGWLNQVLQRHDIARVLEPLLLILLHPKTHRVSIQRVQSQRHWAQVFPEPRNQEPSEPMYTRDSGFSDNFSHIHGERVSQDELRGLAIGEMEPFCLTVNPLSDSLSLLSLSSENLQLAGEYQPADQQGEPQSSESSVSQSSTVEIGSFEELEGVGSTVNGSDQQPGLSDEISEDSVEEAVSSLIKELIERVLCLVEEDSLDISPPPENWPQTDTDSTSSDTSTGLRLDSGPPTVSNHQTLPEMLAGGTLEFFSGTPADISAEEQHREGITRHSSSPSIVTLPDCLNPVTLDHSLHVEDSQARKRSHSSTQLSLKGKIMERLADKSPGAKPKIKKTKRKADERQKKLTNQAEKLRPPSIFFGDSLDLENWYSCGEGEVSEIESDTGSPSGGSGVTVGGASVTRRRSSSAPPRFNIHPLYQHVLLYLQLYDSSRALHALSAIAAMLRSSPSGFVSAMSTTSINNTYTPQLSLLQNLLARHRVSVMGKDFYCPIPQDSHSHSFRSAMYLEIIISLCLYFLRSYYSAHVAAGPQDLAGNRAMQLTSVEVLTLLFSELAKVTGGSAKGFASFISDVLSKCKVQKVVLHCLLSSIFSAQKWHEQQSSGINVASVEEGLSEDSVINLSEDQIDSCSAVQSQLLRLLQSLVVLEHRVLVPADEGGEGGPVGGVSGGGVTGSGAGAGFEMLGGEVEHVNPQQPMTSLQYLHGQPITAQGMFLCAVIRALHQHHTCKMHPQWIGLITATLPYMGRVLRRVVASVTLQLCRNLDNLLQQYRYEIGITDTRPQWMALCIPPDLILTVLEGMTAIIHYCLLDPTSQYHQLQVSVDQKHLAEARSGILSILHTIMSSVTLLWSVLHQADNSDKPAAASAASTSNINLGSTKNLRQQILELLGPISMNHGAHFMAAIAYVWNERKQVKTPVRNKVIPLASEEQLLLVELVRSVSAMRTETVMQTVKEVLKQPPAIAKDKKHLSLEVCMLQFFYAYVQRIPVSSLVDSWPSLLALLKDSVPLGLPAPGQFLILGVLNEFILKNPNLESKKDQRELQDVTHKVVEAIGTIAGSSLEQTTWLRRNLEVKASPQIVVDGANLEADVEDLMLTVMEASSFTPSVYSVHALTLLAEVLAHLLDMVFYSDEKERVIPLLVNIMHYVVPYLRNHSAHNAPSYRACIQLLSSLSGYQYTRRAWKKEAFDLFMDHTFFQMDSSCVSHWRAIIDHLMTHDKTTFRDLMTRVAVAQSSSLSLFTNRDAELEQRAMLLKRLAFTIYSSEVDQYQKYLPDIQERLVESLRLPQVPILHAQVFLFFRVLLLRMSPQHLTSLWPTMITELVQVFLLMEQELTADEDISKTSGPSVAGLETTYSGGNGFSTSYNSQRWLNLYLSACKLLDLALALPPESLPQFQMYRWAFIPEASDDSGLEVRRQGTHQREFKPYVVRLAKLLRKRAKKNPEEDCSTRTLSWEPGHLMLTLYVIRSMEQLLPFFNLLSQVFNSKASSRSGPTYSNNPADASFPGHKEGHKLESQKVFWSRARQNIEEMVEKDFLEGLIKT is encoded by the exons ATGAATGCAGAGGAAGTGGAGCTGCTCAGTGACTCCAAGTACAGGAACTATGTGGCAGCAGTGGACAAAGCCCTCAAGAACTTTGAGTACTCCAGTGAGTGGGCAGACCTCATCTCTGCACTGGGGAAACTCAACAAG GTTTTGCAGAACAATGCAAAGTACCAAGTGGTTCCTAAGAAGCTGACGATAGGCAAACGGCTGGCCCAATGCCTCCATCCCGCCCTGCCCAGCGGGGTCCACCGCAAGGCCTTGGAGACCTATGAGATCATCTTCAAGATCATTGGTCCCAAGAGGCTGGCCAAAGACCTCTTTCTTTACAG CTCTGGGCTCTTCCCTTTACTCTCCAATGCTGCCATGTCTGTGAAGCCTGTGCTGCTGGGGCTCTATGAGACATACTACTTACCCCTGGGAAAGACTCTGAAACCAGGCCTGCAGGGGCTCCTGACTGGGGTCCTGCCTGGTCTAGAGGAGGGCTCAGAGTATTACGACAG GACCAACACCCTGTTAGAGAAGGTGGCTGCAGCAGTGGAGCAGTCTGCCTTCTACAGTGCCTTGTGGGGCAGCATCCTGACCAGCCCTGCTGTGCGTCTCCCTGGGGTGTCTTTTGTTCTGCTGCACCTCAATCGCAAGCTCTCCATGGAGGACCAGCTCTATGTCATAGGCAGTGACATTGAACTCATG GTGGAGGCGGTCAGTACCTCAGTCCAGGACTCCAGTGTGTTGGTGCAGAGGAGCACCCTGGACCTGATCCTCTTCTGCTTCCCGTTCCATATGAGCCAG GCGACCCGCCCTGACATGATCCGGATCCTATCAGCCGCTTTGCATGTGGTTTTAAGACGAGACATGTCCCTCAACCGCAGACTCTACGCCTGGCTGCTTG GCTTTGATAACAACGGGGTGATGACAGGACCTCGGAGCACTCGTCAGAGCAACCCAGAGGAGCATGCTAGCCAATATTTCAACACCTTCTCTAAAGACATGCTTGTTCAG GCAATGGTGGGGATACTGCAGGGTAAGGCCCGaggtggagaagaagaaagcataCTCATGCATGACCTTAAGCCATTTCGCATCCTTATTAGTCTGCTGGACAAACCGGAGTTGG GTCCAGCAATCCTCGAGGATGTTCTGATTGAGGTGTTTCGAACTCTACACACTCAGTGCAGAACAGAGTTGGACCTCCAGAACCAGAGTCCTTTCAGCAAAGACCACACACACCTCAGCAG CAAACTACGTGAGAACAAGAAGACAGCAGAACTGATCAAAACAGCCAACCTCCTCTTTAACTCGTTTGAGCCGTACTACATGTGGGACTACATCGCTCGCTGGTTTGAGGAGTGCTGCAG GGGGACTGTTAACAGCGGCACACGCGCACCACGGCATGCTGGGAGCTTAGATCTTCCCGAGCTGTCATTGGTAGAGTTCTGTCAGCTTGTGGATTTCCTGCTGGATATTGTTTCATTG CCTACTAGAAGCATGAGGGTAATCTGCCAG GAGACCTACATAGAGATCCAAACAGAGCATCTCCCTCAACTGCTGCTGCGTATGGTGGCAGCACTGACCTGTCACCTGCAGACTCTGGGCCTCGGAGAACTTACCCACTGCCTTCGTCTCTGCTCAAAGATCCTCAGTAAAGTACAGCCTCCACTGGTTTCTCCTCTGGCCCTCCCATCAGTACCCGGGGCTCAGGGCCTGGCAACCTCCACTGGCAACCTCTCAAACTCAGCAAGAGATAAGAGCAGAGAAAAGGAAGACAAGCGG GCTTTGCCCTCTACTCTGGAGCCACCTGGCAGTGGAGAAGTGTTTGAGGATGGGGAAAACCACCCAAGTAGTCGCTCTTCAGAAAGTGGCTTCACAGACTTTGTCCAGTACCAGGGTGATGGCCCTGAGGATTCAGAGCGAACTCCTCATCCCAACCCAGCAGTCAAAACAGGCCGCCGCTCTTCAGGCCCATCTCAGACCAAACCTTTGGACAAACCAGTAATGCAGTGCTGCCTGGAGCATTTCCAGCAGTTTCTCTCAAGACTAATCAGCTTATATATTACCCCTGGGCAGGGGCATAAAGCTGAAGCTGAAAGAGGTGAAGTAATGCAGTCAGGTTCTCTGGTTTCAGAGGGCTCCCAGCAAAGTGTTCAGATGGAGTTGTGCTCAATAACAGGAATGGTCCAGAGGGAGTTCGTTGCTGCTTTTACTGCTGCCTGCCAACTCTTCCTAGAGTGCTCCAGTTTCCCTGTGTACATTGCAGAGGGAAACCTTAAGTCCTCACCCCCACAAGAAGAACAGTTTG ACAGCGAGCAGGTCCGTCTGCCAGTGTGGCTGCAGACGCTGATGGATGCATGCTGCTTGGCCAATGACTTCAGCCTGCAGGGTGTTGCCATCTCCCTGCTTATGGACCTCGTGGGACTCACCCAGTCAGTTGCCATTGTGACAGCTGAAAGTGTGGCATCTGATGGCAGTCCTGAGTCCACGCAGCCCATGAGCCCCAGCCAGGGTCGCGTAGCTGTTGTCATCAGGCCACCACTCACTCAGGGAATCCTAAAGTACATTGCTGACAAGACAGACTTCTTCAAG AATGTTGCTCTGATCTTATGGGACCAGTTGAGTGAGGGGACACCTCAGCACCATCAACGCAGCGTGGAGCTCTTCTACCAGCTCCACAACCTGGTGCCCTCCTCCAGCATCTGTGAGGACGTCATCAGCCAGCAACTCATGCACAGAGACAAG AGAGTACGGCTGGAGGCCCACGTGAAGTTCTCTGTGCTGTGGCATTTGACACGTGATCTTAACATGACCAAGTCCTCTCCTTTTAATCGCACATTTGACAG GTCTCTCTTCATCATGCTTGACAGTTTAAGTTATTGGGATCCATGTACGAGTGCTGTTGGTCGGGGATGGCTGAATCAGGTCCTTCAGAGGCATGATATTGCTCGGGTATTAGAACCTCTTCTACTCATCTTGCTGCATCCCAAGACCCACCGAGTGTCTATTCAGAGGGTACAGTCCCAACGCCACTGGGCACAGGTCTTCCCTGAACCACGTAATCAGGAGCCATCAGAACCCATGTACACTCGGGACTCTGGCTTTTCTGACA ACTTCAGTCACATCCATGGGGAGAGGGTGTCACAAGACGAGCTCCGAGGCCTGGCGATTGGGGAAATGGAGCCTTTCTGTCTCACTGTCAACCCCCTGAGTGATAGTCTGTCCTTATTGAGCCTGAGCAGTGAGAACCTACAACTAGCTGGAGAATATCAGCCTgctgaccagcagggggagccTCAGAGCTCTGAGTCTAGTGTTTCTCAATCATCTACAGTGGAAATTGGTAGCTTTGAGGAACTAGAGGGTGTCGGCAGCACAGTCAATGGTTCAGACCAGCAGCCTGGTTTATCAGATGAAATCTCTGAGGACTCTGTTGAGGAGGCTGTGTCCTCTTTAATCAAAGAGCTTATAGAAAGAGTTTTGTGTTTAGTAGAAGAGGATTCCCTtgacatttcacctcctccagaAAACTGGCCCCAGACCGACACAGACAGCACATCTTCAGATACCTCAACAGGTCTCCGTCTCGACTCTGGACCACCTACCGTCTCTAACCACCAGACACTGCCTGAAATGCTTGCTGGAGGAACACTGGAGTTCTTCTCAGGTACACCAGCTGATATATCTGCAGAGGAGCAGCACAGAGAGGGCATCACCCGTCATAGTTCATCACCTTCTATTGTCACATTGCCAGACTGTTTAAACCCAGTCACCCTTGACCACAGCTTGCATGTGGAAGATTCTCAGGCCCGTAAACGTAGCCATAGCAGCACCCAGCTAAGCCTTAAAGGGAAGATCATGGAGAGGCTTGCAGACAAATCTCCAGGAGCAAAGCCCAAAATCAAGAAGACCAAGAGGAAAGCAGATGAGAGGCAAAAGAAGTTGACAAATCAAGCTGAAAAACTGCGACCTCCCAGTATTTTCTTCGGGGACAGCCTGGATCTGGAAAATTGGTATAGCTGCGGGGAGGGAGAGGTGTCAGAGATTGAAAGTGACACTGGCTCACCCAGTGGGGGCTCTGGTGTAACTGTCGGGGGTGCTAGTGTCACAAGACGCAGATCATCCTCTGCCCCACCTCGTTTCAACATCCATCCTCTCTACCAGCATGTCCTGCTCTACCTCCAGCTATACGACTCCTCACGCGCCCTCCACGCTCTGTCAGCCATTGCAGCAATGTTAAGATCCTCTCCCTCGGGGTTTGTAAGTGCCATGTCCACCACCAGCATCAACAACACCTACACTCCACAGCTTTCTTTGCTTCAGAACCTCCTAGCCCGTCACAGGGTCTCTGTCATGGGCAAAGACTTTTACTGTCCAATCCCCCAGgattcacactcacactcattcCGCAGCGCCATGTACCTGGAGATCATTATTTCACTCTGTCTCTACTTCCTAAGAAGTTATTACTCTGCCCATGTGGCAGCGGGCCCTCAGGACTTGGCAGGGAACCGGGCCATGCAGTTGACCAGTGTAGAGGTCTTAACTCTTCTTTTTAGTGAGCTAGCCAAAGTCACGGGTGGCTCTGCTAAAGGCTTCGCTAGTTTCATAAGCGATGTGCTTTCAAAGTGCAAAGTTCAGAAGGTGGTCCTCCACTGCTTGCTCTCCTCTATATTCAGTGCTCAGAAGTGGCATGAGCAACAGTCGTCAGGCATCAACGTGGCTTCAGTGGAGGAGGGTCTGTCAGAGGACAGTGTGATCAACCTGTCAGAGGACCAGATAGACAGCTGCAGCGCTGTCCAGTCTCAGCTGCTCAGACTGCTGCAGAGCCTTGTTGTTCTTGAGCACAGAGTCCTGGTGCCAGctgatgaaggaggagaaggaggaccTGTGGGGGGTGTTTCAGGAGGTGGAGTGACAGGAAGCGGTGCTGGGGCCGGATTTGAGATGTTGGGTGGGGAAGTAGAACATGTAAACCCTCAGCAGCCAATGACTTCCCTGCAGTACCTCCAtggacagccaatcacagcgcaggGTATGTTCCTGTGTGCGGTGATCAGAGCACTGCATCAGCACCACACATGTAAGATGCATCCTCAGTGGATTGGACTCATCACTGCCACCCTGCCATACATGGGGAGGGTGCTGAGGAGGGTGGTGGCTTCAGTCACCCTGCAGCTGTGCAGGAACCTGGACAACCTTCTTCAGCAGTATCGCTATGAAATCGGGATTACTGACACCAG ACCACAGTGGATGGCTCTTTGCATCCCTCCTGACCTGATTCTGACAGTTCTGGAGGGGATGACAGCTATCATCCATTACTGCCTGCTGGATCCCACCTCTCAGTACCACCAG TTACAAGTGAGCGTTGACCAGAAGCACCTGGCTGAGGCTCGTTCAGGCATCCTTTCCATCCTCCACACCATCATGTCTTCTGTCACCTTGCTGTGGAGTGTCCTCCATCAAGCAGACAACTCGGACAAGCCAGCAGCTGCCTCTGCTGCCTCCACTTCAAATATCAACCTGGGCTCCACTAAG AACCTCCGGCAGCAAATATTGGAACTGCTAGGTCCAATCTCCATGAACCACGGTGCTCACTTTATGGCAGCCATTGCCTACGTTTGGAATGAGAGGAAGCAGGTAAAAACTCCAGTCAGGAATAAG GTGATTCCTCTAGCAAGTGAAGAACAGCTGCTGCTGGTTGAGCTGGTCCGTTCAGTGAGTGCCATGCGCACTGAGACCGTCATGCAAACTGTCAAAGAGGTCTTGAAGCAGCCGCCTGCCATAGCAAAGGACAAG AAACACCTTTCTTTGGAAGTCTGTATGCTTCAATTCTTCTATGCTTATGTCCAGAG GATCCCTGTGTCCAGTTTAGTTGATAGCTGGCCGTCTCTGCTGGCGCTGCTGAAGGACTCGGTACCATTAGGCCTGCCTGCCCCAGGACAGTTTCTTATTCTAGG agtttTGAATGAGTTCATTTTGAAGAATCCCAATCTGGAAAGCAAGAAGGACCAACGGGAGCTGCAG GATGTGACTCATAAGGTGGTGGAGGCTATTGGAACAATTGCAGGCTCCTCTCTGGAGCAAACCACATGGCTGAGGAGAAACCTGGAGGTGAAGGCTTCCCCTCAGATAGTTGTGGATGGAGCCAACCTGGAAGCCGATGTAGAAG ATTTAATGCTCACAGTGATGGAGGCCTCCAGCTTTACTCCATCAGTGTACAGCGTTCATGCCCTCACACTGCTGGCTGAG GTGCTGGCTCATCTGTTGGACATGGTGTTCTACAGTGACGAGAAGGAGAGGGTGATCCCACTGCTGGTTAATATCATGCACTACGTAGTGCCCTACCTCCGCAACCACAG TGCTCACAACGCCCCCAGTTACAGGGCCTGCATCCAACTGTTAAGCAGCCTGAGCGGGTACCAGTACACCCGCCGTGCCTGGAAGAAGGAGGCCTTTGACCTCTTCATGGACCACACCTTCTTCCAGATGGACTCCTCCTGCGTCAGCCA CTGGAGAGCCATCATTGACCACTTGATGACTCATGACAAGACCACATTTAGAGACCTCATGA CTCGGGTGGCTGTAGCTCAGAGCAGCTCTCTGAGTCTCTTCACTAACAGAGATGCTGAGCTGGAGCAGAGAGCCATGCTACTCAAACGGCTGGCTTTCACCATCTACAGCAGTGAAGTGGACCAGTACCAGAAATACCTCCCAGACATACAAG agcGTTTGGTGGAGAGCCTGCGTCTACCTCAGGTGCCCATCCTCCATGCTCAGGTTTTCCTGTTCTTCAGAGTGCTGCTGCTCCGCATGTCTCCTCAGCACCTCACCTCACTATGGCCCACTATGATCACTGAACTG GTCCAGGTGTTTCTTCTGATGGAGCAGGAGCTGACAGCTGATGAAGACATATCAAA GACATCAGGCCCGTCTGTGGCTGGTTTGGAGACCACCTACTCTGGTGGAAACGGCTTCTCCACCTCATACAACAGCCAGCGCTGGCTTAACCTCTATCTGTCTGCCTGCAAGCTCCTGGACCTGGCCCTCGCCCTTCCTCCTGAGAGCCTGCCTCAGTTTCAGAT GTACCGCTGGGCTTTCATCCCAGAAGCGTCAGACGATTCAGGATTGGAAGTGAGACGTCAGGGGACTCACCAGAGAGAATTTAAACCCTATG